A stretch of Myxococcus hansupus DNA encodes these proteins:
- a CDS encoding TIGR02452 family protein produces MSLKGIGQQTLDVIERGQYLAPSGRRVDLGDSVERAVQGTVLYRPGEFSRITVDTSPVEPPSGVRIEVTAEKTGAAARRLVEAGAAHVGALNFASAKNPGGGFLGGAKAQEEDLARCSALYPCLLTQRDYYDANRADPSPLYTDHLIYAPDVPFVRDESLAFLEQPFQVSILTAPAPNAGVALSRDSGVGASIREVLQSRALNVLRVAAHQGHRTLVLGAWGCGVFRNNPVEVAEAFALALASFPGAFTHVVFAVYERGGDGPNLRAFQARFG; encoded by the coding sequence ATGTCGCTCAAGGGCATTGGACAGCAGACGTTGGACGTCATCGAGCGGGGCCAGTACCTGGCTCCCTCGGGGCGGCGCGTCGATTTGGGAGATTCGGTCGAACGCGCGGTTCAAGGCACGGTGTTGTACCGGCCGGGCGAGTTCTCGCGCATCACGGTGGACACCTCGCCCGTGGAACCTCCGTCCGGAGTCCGCATTGAGGTGACGGCGGAGAAGACCGGCGCCGCCGCGCGTCGGCTGGTGGAGGCGGGCGCCGCGCACGTGGGCGCGCTGAACTTCGCGTCGGCGAAGAACCCCGGTGGCGGTTTCCTGGGCGGTGCGAAGGCGCAAGAGGAGGACCTGGCGCGCTGCTCGGCGCTGTACCCGTGCCTGCTCACGCAGCGCGACTACTACGACGCCAACCGCGCGGACCCGTCACCGCTCTACACGGACCATCTCATCTACGCGCCGGACGTGCCCTTCGTCCGGGACGAGTCCCTGGCGTTCCTGGAGCAACCCTTCCAGGTCTCCATCCTCACGGCGCCCGCCCCCAACGCGGGCGTGGCGCTGTCACGCGACTCGGGCGTGGGCGCGAGCATCCGCGAGGTGCTTCAGTCCCGCGCGCTGAACGTGCTCCGGGTGGCCGCGCACCAGGGCCACCGGACGTTGGTGCTCGGCGCGTGGGGCTGCGGCGTGTTCCGCAACAACCCCGTCGAGGTCGCCGAGGCCTTCGCCCTCGCGCTGGCCTCGTTCCCCGGCGCCTTCACGCACGTCGTCTTCGCCGTCTACGAGCGCGGCGGCGATGGGCCGAACCTGCGCGCGTTCCAGGCGCGCTTCGGCTGA
- a CDS encoding DUF1206 domain-containing protein, giving the protein MATGTLRRPDLQRAARAGREASRSGVEWAARAGYTARGAVYAVIGALALMLATGEGGQATDTHGAVAEVARQPFGSVLLVLLGVGLLAFALWRFAQAAWDLEDKGRSGKGLAARVGMVGSGVIHASLALTAFNLLRGRGGGGGGGNQSLTAKLLSQPFGQALVVLVGLSVMAFAGYQFYRAWKGKMLEKLTLSGLAARQRTWVERICKAGVAARGVVFLLVGWFFIQAALNADPGEAGGLGEALGTLAAQPFGPWLLGAVALGLVGYAVYQFCAARYRHIPTP; this is encoded by the coding sequence ATGGCGACGGGGACGTTGCGCCGGCCCGACCTCCAACGGGCGGCACGGGCGGGGCGGGAAGCAAGCCGCAGCGGCGTGGAGTGGGCGGCCCGAGCGGGCTACACGGCGCGTGGCGCCGTCTACGCGGTGATTGGCGCGCTGGCGTTGATGCTGGCCACGGGCGAGGGCGGCCAGGCGACGGACACCCATGGCGCGGTGGCGGAAGTGGCGCGCCAGCCCTTCGGTTCGGTGCTGCTCGTGTTGCTGGGCGTGGGCCTGCTGGCGTTCGCGCTGTGGCGCTTCGCCCAGGCCGCGTGGGATTTGGAAGACAAGGGCCGCTCCGGGAAGGGGCTGGCGGCGCGCGTGGGCATGGTGGGCAGCGGGGTGATTCACGCCAGCCTCGCGCTCACGGCCTTCAACCTGCTCCGTGGCCGTGGAGGCGGTGGGGGTGGTGGCAATCAGAGCCTCACCGCGAAGCTGCTGTCACAGCCCTTTGGTCAGGCGCTGGTCGTGCTCGTGGGCCTGTCGGTGATGGCGTTCGCCGGCTACCAGTTCTACCGGGCCTGGAAGGGGAAGATGCTGGAGAAGCTCACCCTGTCCGGACTGGCGGCGCGTCAGCGGACCTGGGTGGAGCGCATCTGCAAGGCCGGGGTCGCCGCGCGCGGCGTGGTGTTCCTGCTGGTGGGCTGGTTCTTCATCCAGGCCGCGTTGAACGCGGACCCCGGTGAAGCGGGCGGCCTGGGCGAAGCGCTGGGCACGTTGGCGGCACAGCCCTTCGGACCCTGGTTGCTGGGCGCCGTGGCCCTGGGGTTGGTGGGGTACGCCGTGTACCAGTTCTGCGCGGCGCGCTACCGGCACATCCCCACGCCGTGA
- a CDS encoding sensor histidine kinase, whose amino-acid sequence MGESGPPGGRKRGRRDRHHAPRDAPRTPTSSEPDGLTPPEGQETFPGPMRLAPSSEPGRPSELAPLTEMPAHAADQAALSAEARLCVLQEMMGEAFFTLDAQGRVRELNARAAALLGLPAEQVRGQEPWLARPELTGTVLHERLMAALNAREGGRFLAELPSRTWLEVTVRAVGDETWVLAADITQRQHAESEVARIEERFRQLGERFQVALDSAQMAVWETNLVTGQVFRSEAHDRLYGYAQPQAVWTHEMFLASIHPDDRAEVEAQVTLLFTQQVDAYTSTFRTCWPDGSWHWLTSRARVIRDASGNVAVVRGAILDITALKETEAALQEAVRTRDDFLSMASHELRTPLTSLRLQVQTLRRMGDTAPGQLLGSEKVVGKLDNTERQLRRLGALVDNLLDVSRIQTGKLDFQFSEGDLALVVTDVVSRFTEEARLAGVALDAQVDATATGRFDRLRMEQVLSNLLSNAFRYGAGKPVKVSLTCEPATIRVVVQDSGPGIPAADRDRVFERFTQGDNAQRRGGLGLGLHIVRQIVEAHGGRVHVEETPGGGAAFVVDLPREA is encoded by the coding sequence ATGGGTGAGTCGGGGCCTCCGGGGGGCCGGAAGCGGGGGCGGAGGGACCGGCATCACGCACCGCGTGACGCGCCGCGCACTCCCACGAGCTCCGAGCCAGACGGCTTGACGCCTCCGGAAGGTCAGGAGACGTTTCCAGGCCCCATGAGACTCGCTCCGTCTTCCGAGCCCGGCCGTCCCTCGGAGCTGGCCCCCCTCACCGAGATGCCCGCCCACGCCGCCGACCAGGCCGCCCTGTCCGCCGAGGCCCGGCTGTGTGTGCTTCAGGAGATGATGGGCGAGGCCTTCTTCACGCTGGATGCCCAGGGCCGGGTGCGTGAGCTGAACGCGCGCGCCGCCGCCCTGCTGGGCCTGCCCGCCGAGCAGGTGCGCGGCCAGGAGCCCTGGCTCGCCCGCCCCGAGCTGACGGGCACGGTGCTGCACGAGCGGCTGATGGCGGCGCTCAACGCGCGCGAAGGCGGGCGCTTCCTCGCGGAGCTGCCCTCACGCACCTGGCTGGAGGTGACGGTCCGCGCGGTGGGCGACGAGACGTGGGTGCTCGCCGCGGACATCACCCAGCGCCAGCACGCCGAGAGCGAGGTGGCGCGCATCGAGGAGCGCTTCCGGCAGTTGGGTGAGCGCTTCCAGGTGGCGCTCGACTCCGCGCAGATGGCCGTCTGGGAGACGAACCTCGTCACCGGACAGGTGTTCCGCTCCGAGGCGCATGACCGGCTCTACGGCTACGCGCAGCCGCAGGCGGTGTGGACCCACGAGATGTTCCTCGCCTCCATCCATCCGGACGACCGCGCGGAGGTGGAGGCCCAGGTCACCCTGCTGTTCACCCAGCAGGTGGACGCCTACACCTCCACCTTCCGCACGTGCTGGCCGGACGGGAGCTGGCACTGGCTCACCAGCCGCGCCCGGGTGATTCGCGACGCCTCCGGCAACGTGGCCGTGGTGCGCGGGGCCATCCTGGACATCACCGCGCTGAAGGAGACGGAGGCCGCGCTGCAGGAGGCGGTGCGCACGCGCGACGACTTTCTCTCCATGGCCAGCCACGAGCTGCGCACGCCGCTCACCTCGCTGCGGCTCCAGGTCCAGACGCTGCGGCGCATGGGGGACACCGCGCCCGGCCAACTGCTGGGCTCGGAGAAGGTGGTGGGGAAGCTGGACAACACGGAGCGCCAGCTCCGCCGGCTGGGCGCGCTGGTGGACAACCTGCTGGATGTCAGCCGCATCCAGACGGGCAAGCTGGACTTCCAGTTCTCCGAAGGGGACCTGGCGCTGGTGGTGACGGACGTCGTCTCCCGCTTCACCGAAGAGGCGCGGCTGGCGGGTGTGGCGCTGGACGCGCAGGTGGACGCCACGGCGACGGGCCGCTTCGACCGGCTGCGCATGGAGCAGGTGCTGAGCAACCTGCTCAGCAACGCCTTCCGCTACGGCGCGGGCAAACCCGTGAAGGTGTCGCTGACGTGCGAGCCCGCCACCATCCGCGTGGTGGTGCAGGACAGCGGACCGGGCATCCCCGCGGCGGACCGGGACCGCGTCTTCGAGCGCTTCACCCAGGGCGACAACGCCCAGCGGCGCGGCGGCCTGGGCCTGGGGCTCCACATCGTCCGGCAAATCGTCGAGGCCCACGGAGGGCGTGTCCACGTCGAGGAGACCCCTGGCGGCGGCGCGGCCTTCGTGGTGGATTTGCCACGCGAGGCCTGA